AGGCGATTCTTGACTCTTCGCCGACTACAACGCTGACAACATAGGAAAGTCCCGTGCCTTGATCGTATGACGCCGCATAGAAGTCACCTCCACCCGATCCCAGTAGCGGATAGAAATCAGAAAGCAAGATGGCTTCGCCTGGATGGTCAACCTTGATCGAGAGCGAATCTTCTACGGATAGCGGTTCGTACCCTGGAATCAGAGCCGCATCATTCTGGGTTTGCCCGGAACGATGCATGACGCCATTACATGCACCGAACCAGCCTGCAACTTCCGAAGGGACCACCCCACCGAAGGAACTTTCCAAAGACCTGACTGAAACTCCCGGGATCCTGTCAGCCACGACAGAAAGTTCGAGGCGTTCCGCTTCGCGCCAAAGCGTCACAAGCCATTCTTCTAGCACCTTATTTCCTCCTCAGCGGATCCTCACCAGGAATTGATCGCCGACATTAACCCCGGCACCCCGATAGAAACTCTTCAGAGACGCCCCGTGGCTGGAGTTGATTGATCCAGGGGAAAGGGTGAGCGATGCACCCCGCCCTCCCTCAACAGTGGAGGCAAAAGGATACTCCTCCCAGGTTGCATTCCCTGCGAACCGCCGTGGGCGAGGTGCGTGTGCTTGCGCCTGGCGCCGCGCTGTTCTGGCCGCTGCCTCTCCGCCACCTCTCCTCGTCACAATGGCTGGAGCTCCGTCTGCCACTGCCCGCTGGAAGTTCGCCGCCTGTGGCGCGTGTGCCGCTGAGTCGATCTCATGCACTGGGAGGGCTGTAGCCTCGCCAGCGGAATCTACCGCGAATGCAATCGGACAGGAGTCACTGTTTGCATTGTGGACAAGTACCGGCGTTGCCGCCGCGAACACGTAGTACGTATGGATGTCGTCGACGGTGAGGTTGTAAACCGTTGTTGACTTGGTGTGGTGGGTGAGGGCGGTGATTTGGGTCCAGGTGCCGGTGCTGGTCTGGAGCCATTGGCCGGTGGTGAGTTCGTCGGCTTCGATCCAGCGGCCCAGGGCCGGGACCCAGAAGGGGTGGCCGTCGGTGGCGGTGAGGGTGCTGGTTTTGCCGTCGGCCAGGGTGATGTCGACCAGTTGTTTGTCGCCGGTGCCCCTGATCAGCGCCGTGACCGGGCGGGGGCCCGATTCACCGGTTTCCGGGTCAGTGGCAAGAACCTCGTCGCCGATCTGCACATCCTTGATCGGTTTACGGGTGCCGTCCGCCAGGAGGACCGGGGTGTCGGCCGTGAAGCTGTTGGCCCGGCACTTGCCGAGGCTTGCCCATTTGCCGATCATGCCGCCCACGCAGCCCAGCGCCGCCGATGTGCCGACCTGGCCCCAGTTGACCTTCCGGCCCGACAGCCGCTGGCCCAGCCAGTCCAGGCCCGCCTCGCTCAGGCCGCCGATCACGCAGCCGGCCAGCATCGGGGAGTTGCCCGACGGGTCCGTGTACGTCGTCGGGGAACTCAGCGCGTACTGGTAGAGGTTCGTGCCACCCGCGTAGCCGATCGGGTCCTGGGAGATGAAGCGCCCGGACTCGGGGTCGTAGTAGCGGTTGCGGTAGTAGAGCAAGCCCGTGCCGTCCGACTCGCGGCCCGTGAACGTGTACGGGTTCGTCGAGGCGGCCCCGGACGCAGTCGGCTGGCCGTACGGGTCGTACGTATAGCTCGTGGCGACCGTGCCGTCCGCGTTTGCCAGGCCCACCACCGTGCCCAGCGCATCGGTCAGGTAGACCTGCGTCGCACCGTTCTCCGTACGGGTCAGGTACTCGTCCAGGCCCGACGTCGCGACCGTCGCCTTCGCAGCACCCGCACCGTCCTGCTCCACCAGCGGGTTCGAGCCGTCGGTCAAGTACTTCTGGGTCGCGTCACCCAGCTTCTTCGAGCTGCGGATACCCAGAGGGTCGTAACCGAAGAGCCCGGCGGATCCGCCACCGGTGGGCGTGACGCCCGACAACTGGCCCCGGGCGTTCCAGTTGTACGTCCTCTTGCCGTCGGACTTCAGCTGCCCGTCCGCGTCGTACGTGAACGAGCGGCCGCCCAGGGACGTGACCCGGTTGTCCTTGCCGAACACCGCACCCGTCTCGGCCGCCGGCAGCGCGACCGACGCCAGGCTGCCCGTCAGGCCCGTCTGGAGGCCCCGGGTGTCGCGGGTGTAGGTGAGGTCGCCGACGGCAGCGGCGCCGCGGGCGTAGTTGATCGCCGAGACCACGCCGGTCTTGTCGAGCGTGGTGGTACGGGTGATGCCGCCCGGCAGGGTCGCCGTCTTCTCCCGGCCCACCGCGTCCAGACCGAAGCTCACCTCCTGCCCGCCCGAGGTGACGGAGGTGAGGATGCTGGAGGTGTCGTAGCCGTAGACGGTGGTGGTTCCGGCCGCCGTCATCTCCGTGCGGCGGTCGGCCGCGTCGTAGTCGTAGCCGACCGTGCCCGTCGGGCCGGTCGCCGTCTTCAGCCGGTCGTAGGCGTCGTAGCCGAAGCTCTCCGTGCCGGCCTGGGTGTCGGTGACCGTCTTCGGGAGGTCCACGGCGTCGTACGCGTATGTGACCGTGGACTCGGCCACTCCGGCCGCGTTCACGCCGTACTTGGTGTTCTTCGCCCGGCCCAGCAGGTCGTACTCGGCCGTCGCGGCCAGGCCCGAGCGGTTCGTCGCCTTCGTCAGCCGGCCCGCCGCGTCGTATCCGAACAGCGCCTGCGCGCCCACCGGGTCCGTCACCGACTCCGTGCGGTCCGCGTCGTCGTACGCCCACGTGGTGCTGTTGAGACGGGCGTCGGTCAGCTTCTTCAGGTTGCCGTTCTCGTCGAAGTCCAGGGCCGTGGACTGGCCCAGCGGGTCGGTGATCTTCCGGGTCTGGTTCAGCTCGTCGTACGTGAGCGTCGTGCGCGAACCCGCCTCGTCCGTCACCACGGTCGGGCGGCCCGCCGCATCCAGGAACTGGGCGCCCGTCCGGCCCTCCGCGTCCTTCACGGAGTCCAACTCGCCTTGCCGGTAGGTGTATTCGGTCACCGCGTCCGACGCGTCCGTGACGGTCTTGACCTGGCCGTCCGGCGCGTACGTGAGAATCGTCTCCCGGCCCTCCGGGTCGGTGACCGTCCGCAGGTTCCCCTCATCGTCGTAGCCGAGCGTCGTCTCGTTGCCCAACGGGTCGCTCACCGAGGTGGGTTGGTCGTACGGGCCGTTGTAGACCGCCGTGCCGGACTGGCGCGCCTGCGCCGTACCCGCAAGCTCCGTCGTGCGCGAGACGTAACCGTTCGTGTCGTACGTCAGCTCCGTGCGCCGGCCGTACGGGTCCGTCACCGCGTCAATCCGGTGCTTCGCGCCCCGGTGGTACTGCGTGGGCCGCGCCAGGGAACTCCCGGACGCCTCGGTGTCCTTGACGCCGTAGCCGTGGGTGTCGAACTCCACCTGGCGCACGGATCCGCCGGGCTCGGTCACCGACGTGACCTTCCCGGCGCCGGTCTGCGCGTACGCGAACGAGTACTCCGCGCCCTCGGTGAGCGTCTGCTTCTGCACCCGCCCGTCGGCATAGAACTCGTTCTTCATATACGTGATGCCACGGGCGTCGACCGCTGTCTCGATCCGGTTCGACGTCCCGATGTAGGTGTACTTGCTGATCCCGCCCGCCGGGTCCTTCACCGTCTCCAGCCGGCCGGCGTTGTACGTGTAGGACGTCGTCCGGCCCGTGTTGTCTGTCGCCGACGTGACGCGGTGCTGGGTGTCGTACTCCAGCGAGATCCACCGGCCGCCCGGGCTGGTGATACGGGTGATCTCACCCTTGTCGGCGTTGCCGCCCCCGCGCCTGGTCAGCTTGACCGTGTTGCCGTGCCGGTCGCGGACCTCGCGGAGCGCGCCGTACTGCGGGAACTCCCACACCGTCCCGCACGGAACGTCAGGTCCCACTGCCCCGTACCGTTGGTGATCTTCGCACCGCGGAAGTCGGACGGTGTGTCCTCCGGCTCGAAGACGGCATCGTTCCAGCCGCTGCCCGGCGAGGTGCGCTTGAAGTGGACCTTGCTGCCGCCCGGCAGATAGAGATCCACCTCCTGCCAGGGCTGTTTGGAGTTCAGGAATACGTTGTACGACAGGTCGCGGCCGATGCCGAACGCCCGCGGGTGCGGGTCGCCCTGCCAGTACGTCCGGGTGACCTCGGCGCCACCGCGCGAGTCCGCGACCGCCAGGTCCGTACGTGAGTCGGTCAGCAGGCCCGTCGACAGCTCGACCGGGTCGCCGGACAGCCAGTCCATGACGTCCTGGAGCCAGGAGGTGTCCCAGGGGATGAGGTCGTCAGTGTTGAACATCGCGCCGTGGAAGGCCCACACTCGGGTCTTCTTGTCCGGTACGACCTGGCGGCCGTCCGCCGACACCTCGCCGGTGCCGTAGACGTGCCAGCCCTTCTTCTTCGGGTCGTAGTCGAGGAATTTGACCCGGGTGCCGGGAGCTTCGCGGGTGTAGTTCGGGTAGACGATCTGCGCGCCCTCGGGGAAGACGTACGTACCGCCCGGCTGCACGGTGAACGGCAGGCAGAAAGCCCCGTTCACGTGCAGCGGCCAGGTCCTCGTACAGGGGCCGGCAACCGTCACCCGTGCACGGAAGGCAGCCAGGAGCCCGTTGATGCGCGCGAACGTGCCCGGGCAGGTGAAGCGGGGTGGACAACGAGCCGCCCCGGGCAGCCATGAGAGGCGGGCTGATGCCGGTGAAGCCACTCTCCGGGACAGTGACCCGCGGGCTTAAAGCACTGGCGCCAACCGCTGTGGCCAGGGCCGCGAACAGCAGGCCCCGGCATACGCAACCGCTGATCATGACACCACTGCCTGAAACGACAGGCCGTCGAGCAGAACCGCGTACGGGCCGGAGCCTCCTGCCCCAACCGCTCGTCGCAGCTCTCGCAGACCGCTCCGCAGCACCGGTCCGGCCGGGCCATGCTCGCGGAGGTTACACACCTCGGTCAGAGTGATCGGGATTTTCCCGCCGCAGCGGTGATGGGAGGTCTTGTGCAGTCACGATCCCTCGAACGGTGCCGAGCGGGTACTGCGGGGCTCCGGGCAACTGATCAACGATGACGCTGCACCCGACCCAGACGGATCCGCACTCCTCGACCATGCTCCTGACAGCCGCAGCTTGGCTTCCGGTCTCAATCCAGTCATCAACCAGCACCACTCGATCTCCCGGCCCCAGCGAGGACCGCTGGAGCCGCAACGTATGACAAAGGCCCCGGTAGTCGGGGGACGACTGACGCGCGACCTTGTCGCCCGGGAAGAGGCCCTCGCCCTTCCGGACAGGCACGAAACCGACTCCGAGCTCGACCGCAGCCGCACCGCCCAGGAGAAACCCCCGCGCCTCGATGCCGCAGACCGCAGTGATCCCCTCACCTCGAAACGGTTCAACGAGACCGGTCACCACCGCGGCCAGTGCCCGGGCATCCCGAAAGACCGCCCACACATCGGCGTGGCCACTGATCCACCGGAAGTGTTCAAGCGTCAGGTCACGTGCGCTCACGGGCATGGACGGAAGTCTCCCGACCGCCCAGCAACGCCGCAAGCCATCACCGACACCCACCTCCTCCCCGCCGCTGATGACGGACATCGGCCGCCGCTGCCAGGGAGTGGCTCATGAATACGACACCGGACGGACGGCCCATCCCGCCCGCACACGCCGACGAGCGCACCATGCTCGAAGCATGGCCGGACTTCCACCGTGCGACACTCGCCCTCAAGTACTCGGGCCTCAAAGATGATCAAATACGGACTACCGCGGCATCACCCTCGCCGATGACACTGCCCGGTCTCGTCCAGCACATGGCCAAGGTGGAACACAACTGGTTCCAGAGCGTGTTCACCGGTCCGACCGAGCCACCCGTCCTCGGCAAGACCAACCCCGACGGCTTCACCCTTCAGCCCGAACGAGCGCTAGGGGTGATCGTCGGCGACGAACTGGCGGCTCGTCTGCTTCGACATCCTGCCGATCTGGGGGTGTGACCGAGGTACACGCCAAAGAGGCAACGAGATGACCTTGAAGCCCTGAGCGCTCGGCCCCCGTACTTCAGAGGGACCCGAGGGACAGGCGACCCGACGGCAGCCAAGCCGAGAATGCTCAGCCGTGACTCGATCGCGGTCGGTGCCAACACGCACGCTGTTCTGCCGGCGGAGAACACCGGACCGACCGGGCTCGACGATCACTACAGTCCAGTCTCATGACGACGATCACGACGCGTACGGTCGAGTACCCGGCCGACGGTTTGACGATGATCGGGCACCTCGCGCTCCCGGCCGGTGTCGACCGCCGGCCCGCGGTGCTGCTCGGACCAGAGGGCATGGGGCTCAGCGACGTCGAGCGCTGCCGGGCCGATGCTCTCGCCGAGCTGGGATACGTAGCGCTGGCCTTCGACCTTCACGGCGGGCGCTATTTGGGCGACCCCGAGGAGATGCTGGCCCGTTGCATGCCGCTGCTCGCCGACCCCGACCGGATGCGGGGCATCGGCCACGCGGCGCTCGACGTGTTGCGCGCCGAACCGCGGACCGACCCCGACCGGATCGCCGCCGTCGGCTACGGCACCGGGGGCGCCGTCGGGCTGGAACTCGGGCGCGACGGCGTCAACCTGCGCGCGATCGGGACAGTCAACGCACTGACCACGGGCCGACCGGGCGAGGCGGCGCGCATTCGCTGCCCGGTGTGGGCCGGGGTCGGGTCGGAAGACCCGATCATGCCGCCCGCGCAACGGGACGCGTTCACCGCCGAGATGCAGGCCGCGGGCGTCGACTGGCGCCTCGCGGTCTACGGCGGCGCCTTGCACGCCTTCCACCACCCGCCGGTCGACCACCCCGTGGTCCCCGGCGTCGGCTACCACCCACAGCACGCGCAGCGCGCCTGGCACGACGTCATCGACCTGCTCGCCGAGTGCCTGCCCGTAACGGAGTGATGTGCGGGCATGACCCAGGCAAACAGCCTGGCGCCATGCCTGGTCCGCGTCGGACACTCACAGTCCCCTCCCCTCAAGTCCGCACAGCAGAAGCACATTAGGGCGGATGCTCGATCGCGGAGACGCGTTCGCAACTGCCGTGGTAAATACCGGATTTACTGCGGCCGCGATGTTGGCCCCGTGTACGGTGACCGCGTGTCTGTTCAATCACATGGTGAAGAGGAAGCCGAGCGCGTCGCAGTGGCTTGGCGGGCTGTGACCGACTGGCTTGCCGAGCATGCCCCCACTTCGTACGCCTCCCTCCTGCCACCCGCGACGGACGAAGAGATCGCCACCGCCGACTCCCAGCTGAGGCAGCACCTCGGGTTCGGGCTGCCCGTGGAGCTGGGCGCGCTGTGGCGGCTGTGTGGTGGTGTGGAGCACCAGGACATCGAGGCCGACGAGCAGGGCGAGATCTTCTCCGGAGAGTTCCTCCCGGACGGGCTGCTTCTCTCGCCGGCCAAGGCGCTGGCCCCGCGCCTTCCCGGGCCCGGGACGAAGGACTTCTGGGGCGCCGAGGTGGTTCCCTGGCTCACGGGGGACGACGAGGACGCTCCACTGCAGGGCTCCTACATCGGCGCCCGTGGTGTCGGGAAGTGGTCGTTCGAGGACAACCCGGCCGGCACGCCTGATTACCCGTCGATGGCCGCCTACCTGGAGAGCGTTCACCGCACGCTGACCGTCGGGCCCGCGAACCTGATGAGTTCCAATGTGCCCGGCGTCGTGTGGGGCTGCCTGATCTGGGACCGTCCCGAGGGGTCCTGGCTGACGGATGCCGCCGGGCACTGGAGCCCGGTTCACTGACCAGAGCGGTCCCCGCCCGGATCCGGGCGGGGACCGTCAAGGATTGCTTGCTACGGCTTGGCCATCGTGCAGAGCAGTGTGGCCTTGGACGGGTCACACGCCTTGAACCAGTCATTGCCCGGGTCGAGGGTGTAGGCGTCGCCGTCCAGAACCCGGAACGTCTTGATGAATGTCGGGTCGGCGAACCCGAACTTGTTCATCGATCCGGAGTTGACCTTCAGCGACATCGACGACCGGCCGCAGTTCTCCGCGAACGTCGGGGCGTCGTAGCGGGTGTCATCGAGCAGGTGCTCACTGCCGTCGTCGGTCTTGGCCGCAACGGTCTGTATGCACTCGCCGCCACCGTTCGCGCCAGCGGTGTTCTTCCCGCCGATCGCCTTGGGCGTGCCGGGGGATTGGTAGGTGGAGGAGAACGGAAACTCGTCGCAGGAGATCGCTTCAGGGGCGCCTTCGGTGATCTCCGGGTGCAGGGCCGTCCAGGGGTGCTTGAGGAACGGCTTGGTGGGAACCCATCCGTCCGTGCGCTTGGACCGGGACTTGGAGCACATCACCTTGTTCCGGTTGTCCTCAGTCTCATAGCCGTTCGCGTTTCGCTTCTGGGACGGCAGGTAGGTCAGTGGATCGGAGCGGTTCTTGCCGCCTCCCCTGACCTTCGACTTGTTCTGGATCAGCCAGGCATGCGCCGCGGCAGCCGGGTACTTACCGGTGTTGAAGTTGTATTGAGGGAAGTACTGCGGCAGTACACACCCCGGCACGCCGTAGGACTCGACCTTGTCGCAGCGTACGTCGATGCGCGGAGAGCGGAACGGAACGTGAATGGTCTCGTCCTTCTTGCCCTCGGCCGGCTCGTAGTAGGTGTCGAACTGGCCGACGAACCAGACCGGGAGCCCCTTCGACAGGTCGACGTCCCGGGAGCCGGTGGCGCTGTTGACCGAACCGTCCCACTTGTGGCTGGCCGTTCCGGTGGCCATGTGGGAGTCGTCCGGCTGGCTGTCGCCGCCGCCCTTCCAGCTCAGGTCGTTGTAGAAGTCGAAGTTCCTCACGTCCCTGCTGTCCGTGGCTCCCTCGCAGGCAGCGCTGAAGCACATGGAGTCGATGTAGGCATCCGGGCTTCCCGCACCGAGCAGTACCGACTCGTCATGCCCGGGGAAGTCGTTGAAGATAGGGTTGATCTGGATCCATGTCTTGATGTCGCCGTTCTTCGGGTCGGTCTTGACCTGGTAGGCGACCTCGAAGGACGCGTGATGCTCGGCGACCGGGAGGCCGTTCCAGCTGTATGTCGCGGTGAAGTTCAGGCCGAAGAACAGGCACGCCTCATTGCGTGTGATCAGCGACTTCTGCGCTTCGCCGTACAAGCTGGGCTGGCACCAGTCACCCTTGATGATCGGGTCCGGGTAGCTGGGCGCCCGGGTCTTGTCCCGCTCGGCGGCTTCCTTCGCTGCCTTGCGG
The nucleotide sequence above comes from Streptomyces sp. NBC_01716. Encoded proteins:
- a CDS encoding mycothiol transferase, whose translation is MNTTPDGRPIPPAHADERTMLEAWPDFHRATLALKYSGLKDDQIRTTAASPSPMTLPGLVQHMAKVEHNWFQSVFTGPTEPPVLGKTNPDGFTLQPERALGVIVGDELAARLLRHPADLGV
- a CDS encoding dienelactone hydrolase family protein, whose protein sequence is MTTITTRTVEYPADGLTMIGHLALPAGVDRRPAVLLGPEGMGLSDVERCRADALAELGYVALAFDLHGGRYLGDPEEMLARCMPLLADPDRMRGIGHAALDVLRAEPRTDPDRIAAVGYGTGGAVGLELGRDGVNLRAIGTVNALTTGRPGEAARIRCPVWAGVGSEDPIMPPAQRDAFTAEMQAAGVDWRLAVYGGALHAFHHPPVDHPVVPGVGYHPQHAQRAWHDVIDLLAECLPVTE
- a CDS encoding DUF6531 domain-containing protein, translated to MNGAFCLPFTVQPGGTYVFPEGAQIVYPNYTREAPGTRVKFLDYDPKKKGWHVYGTGEVSADGRQVVPDKKTRVWAFHGAMFNTDDLIPWDTSWLQDVMDWLSGDPVELSTGLLTDSRTDLAVADSRGGAEVTRTYWQGDPHPRAFGIGRDLSYNVFLNSKQPWQEVDLYLPGGSKVHFKRTSPGSGWNDAVFEPEDTPSDFRGAKITNGTGQWDLTFRAGRCGSSRSTARSARSATGTATRSS
- a CDS encoding RHS repeat-associated core domain-containing protein produces the protein MGPDVPCGTVWEFPQYGALREVRDRHGNTVKLTRRGGGNADKGEITRITSPGGRWISLEYDTQHRVTSATDNTGRTTSYTYNAGRLETVKDPAGGISKYTYIGTSNRIETAVDARGITYMKNEFYADGRVQKQTLTEGAEYSFAYAQTGAGKVTSVTEPGGSVRQVEFDTHGYGVKDTEASGSSLARPTQYHRGAKHRIDAVTDPYGRRTELTYDTNGYVSRTTELAGTAQARQSGTAVYNGPYDQPTSVSDPLGNETTLGYDDEGNLRTVTDPEGRETILTYAPDGQVKTVTDASDAVTEYTYRQGELDSVKDAEGRTGAQFLDAAGRPTVVTDEAGSRTTLTYDELNQTRKITDPLGQSTALDFDENGNLKKLTDARLNSTTWAYDDADRTESVTDPVGAQALFGYDAAGRLTKATNRSGLAATAEYDLLGRAKNTKYGVNAAGVAESTVTYAYDAVDLPKTVTDTQAGTESFGYDAYDRLKTATGPTGTVGYDYDAADRRTEMTAAGTTTVYGYDTSSILTSVTSGGQEVSFGLDAVGREKTATLPGGITRTTTLDKTGVVSAINYARGAAAVGDLTYTRDTRGLQTGLTGSLASVALPAAETGAVFGKDNRVTSLGGRSFTYDADGQLKSDGKRTYNWNARGQLSGVTPTGGGSAGLFGYDPLGIRSSKKLGDATQKYLTDGSNPLVEQDGAGAAKATVATSGLDEYLTRTENGATQVYLTDALGTVVGLANADGTVATSYTYDPYGQPTASGAASTNPYTFTGRESDGTGLLYYRNRYYDPESGRFISQDPIGYAGGTNLYQYALSSPTTYTDPSGNSPMLAGCVIGGLSEAGLDWLGQRLSGRKVNWGQVGTSAALGCVGGMIGKWASLGKCRANSFTADTPVLLADGTRKPIKDVQIGDEVLATDPETGESGPRPVTALIRGTGDKQLVDITLADGKTSTLTATDGHPFWVPALGRWIEADELTTGQWLQTSTGTWTQITALTHHTKSTTVYNLTVDDIHTYYVFAAATPVLVHNANSDSCPIAFAVDSAGEATALPVHEIDSAAHAPQAANFQRAVADGAPAIVTRRGGGEAAARTARRQAQAHAPRPRRFAGNATWEEYPFASTVEGGRGASLTLSPGSINSSHGASLKSFYRGAGVNVGDQFLVRIR
- a CDS encoding phosphoribosyltransferase family protein, giving the protein MPVSARDLTLEHFRWISGHADVWAVFRDARALAAVVTGLVEPFRGEGITAVCGIEARGFLLGGAAAVELGVGFVPVRKGEGLFPGDKVARQSSPDYRGLCHTLRLQRSSLGPGDRVVLVDDWIETGSQAAAVRSMVEECGSVWVGCSVIVDQLPGAPQYPLGTVRGIVTAQDLPSPLRRENPDHSDRGV